In one Bacillus thuringiensis genomic region, the following are encoded:
- the pyrE gene encoding orotate phosphoribosyltransferase: MKKEIASHLLEIGAVFLQPNDPFTWSSGMKSPIYCDNRLTLSYPKVRQAIAAGLEELIKEHFPTVEVIAGTATAGIAHAAWVSDRMDLPMCYVRSKAKGHGKGNQIEGKAEKGQKVVVVEDLISTGGSAITCVEALREAGCEVLGIVSIFTYELEAGKEKLEAANVASYSLSDYSALTEVAAEKGMIGQAETKKLQEWRKNPANEAWITA, from the coding sequence ATGAAAAAAGAAATCGCATCGCATTTATTAGAAATTGGAGCAGTATTTTTACAACCGAATGATCCATTCACTTGGTCTTCAGGTATGAAATCACCAATTTATTGTGATAACCGTTTAACTTTATCTTATCCAAAAGTACGTCAAGCGATTGCAGCTGGATTAGAAGAGTTAATTAAAGAGCACTTCCCAACTGTAGAAGTTATTGCAGGAACAGCAACTGCTGGTATTGCGCACGCTGCATGGGTAAGCGATCGTATGGATTTACCAATGTGCTACGTACGTAGTAAAGCAAAAGGGCACGGTAAAGGGAACCAAATCGAAGGAAAAGCTGAAAAAGGTCAAAAAGTCGTAGTAGTAGAAGACTTAATTTCAACTGGCGGTAGTGCAATTACATGTGTAGAAGCACTTCGCGAAGCTGGATGTGAAGTATTAGGAATCGTATCAATCTTCACATACGAGCTAGAAGCAGGAAAAGAAAAGCTAGAAGCAGCTAACGTAGCATCATATTCTTTAAGTGATTACAGTGCATTAACTGAAGTTGCAGCAGAAAAAGGTATGATCGGACAAGCTGAAACGAAAAAATTACAAGAGTGGCGTAAAAATCCAGCTAACGAAGCTTGGATCACAGCGTAA
- the pyrB gene encoding aspartate carbamoyltransferase: protein MSHLLTMSELSEVEISEILKDAEDFANGKESKTTEQTFVANLFFENSTRTRFSFEVAEKRLGLDVLNFSADASSVQKGETLYDTIRTLESIGTKAVVIRHEQDRYFDELKDQVNIPILNAGDGCGNHPTQCLLDLLTIKQEFGRFEGLKIAIVGDVRHSRVARSNAEALTKLGATIYFASPEEWKDEDNTFGTYKPLDELVPEVDVMMLLRVQHERHDHYETDIMKEYHEKHGLTVEREKRMKEGSIIMHPAPVNRDVEIASELVECERSRIFKQMENGVYVRMAVLKRALPNVLGGMKHELFV, encoded by the coding sequence ATGAGCCATTTGTTAACGATGAGTGAATTATCGGAAGTAGAAATTTCAGAAATCCTAAAAGATGCAGAAGATTTTGCGAATGGAAAAGAGAGCAAAACGACAGAGCAAACTTTTGTTGCGAACTTGTTCTTTGAGAATAGTACGAGAACGAGATTTAGCTTTGAAGTTGCTGAGAAGAGATTAGGACTTGATGTTTTAAACTTTTCAGCTGATGCATCTAGCGTACAAAAAGGAGAAACTCTATACGATACGATAAGAACACTAGAATCAATCGGAACAAAAGCAGTGGTCATCCGCCACGAGCAAGATCGCTACTTCGATGAACTAAAAGATCAGGTGAATATTCCAATCTTAAACGCTGGAGATGGATGCGGAAACCACCCAACACAGTGCCTACTGGACCTTCTTACAATTAAACAAGAGTTTGGAAGATTTGAAGGTTTGAAGATTGCAATAGTAGGAGATGTTCGTCATAGCCGAGTAGCACGTTCTAATGCAGAAGCATTAACGAAGCTTGGTGCAACGATTTACTTTGCAAGTCCAGAAGAGTGGAAAGATGAAGACAACACATTTGGAACATACAAACCATTAGATGAACTTGTTCCAGAAGTTGATGTAATGATGTTACTCCGTGTACAACATGAGCGTCATGATCATTATGAAACAGACATTATGAAAGAATATCATGAGAAACACGGATTAACAGTAGAAAGAGAAAAGCGTATGAAAGAAGGAAGCATTATTATGCATCCAGCTCCTGTAAACCGTGATGTTGAAATTGCAAGTGAACTTGTTGAGTGTGAGCGTTCACGCATATTTAAACAAATGGAAAATGGAGTTTACGTAAGAATGGCTGTACTAAAACGCGCCTTACCAAATGTATTAGGAGGAATGAAACATGAATTATTTGTTTAA
- a CDS encoding carbamoyl phosphate synthase small subunit, whose protein sequence is MKRQLILEDGTVLIGTGFGGEIEKSGEVVFTTGMTGYQETLSDPSYCGQIVTFTYPLIGNYGINRDDFESIHPSVNGLIVNEICDHPSNFRNEISLNDYLKERNIPGLAGIDTRKLTRKIRQYGTLRGRLCNMDADVEYIVSQLKATVFTDHVKRVSTKDPYPSPGRGHRVVLVDFGMKHGILRELNKRDCDVIVVPYNTTAEEILRLSPDGIMLSNGPGDPKDVLEAIEMLKDIIGKVPLFGICLGHQLFALASGANTSKLKFGHRGLNHPVKNLATGKVAITSQNHGYAVEEESVENTDLEITHVALNDGTVEGLRHKKFPAFTVQYHPEASAGPEDANDLFEDFLTMIENFKKEGEELCQNA, encoded by the coding sequence ATGAAAAGACAACTTATCTTAGAAGATGGAACAGTATTAATTGGAACAGGTTTCGGAGGCGAAATCGAAAAGTCAGGTGAGGTTGTATTTACAACAGGAATGACTGGATATCAAGAAACATTATCTGATCCATCATATTGCGGTCAAATCGTAACATTCACGTACCCATTAATCGGAAATTACGGCATTAACCGTGACGATTTTGAATCCATTCACCCATCTGTAAATGGTTTAATCGTAAACGAAATTTGTGATCACCCATCAAACTTCCGTAATGAAATTTCGTTAAATGATTACTTGAAAGAAAGAAATATTCCAGGATTAGCAGGGATTGATACGAGAAAATTAACGAGAAAAATTCGTCAATACGGTACATTACGCGGACGCCTTTGTAACATGGATGCAGATGTAGAGTACATTGTAAGCCAATTAAAAGCGACAGTATTTACAGATCATGTAAAACGCGTATCAACGAAAGATCCATACCCAAGCCCAGGTCGTGGTCACCGAGTTGTACTAGTAGACTTTGGTATGAAACATGGTATTTTACGAGAATTAAATAAGCGTGACTGTGATGTAATTGTAGTTCCTTACAACACAACAGCAGAAGAAATTTTACGCCTTAGCCCAGATGGAATTATGTTAAGTAATGGACCTGGAGATCCGAAAGATGTACTAGAAGCAATTGAAATGTTAAAAGACATTATCGGTAAAGTTCCTTTATTCGGAATTTGCCTAGGACATCAATTGTTCGCTCTAGCATCAGGTGCAAATACAAGTAAGTTGAAATTTGGTCACCGTGGTTTAAACCATCCAGTAAAAAATCTTGCAACTGGAAAAGTAGCAATTACATCTCAAAACCACGGATACGCAGTAGAAGAAGAATCAGTTGAAAATACAGATCTTGAAATTACACATGTTGCTTTAAACGATGGAACGGTAGAAGGTCTTCGTCATAAGAAGTTCCCAGCATTTACAGTACAATACCATCCAGAAGCTTCAGCGGGACCAGAAGATGCAAATGATTTATTCGAAGATTTCTTAACAATGATTGAAAACTTCAAGAAAGAAGGGGAAGAGTTATGCCAAAACGCCTAG
- a CDS encoding YbeF family protein — protein sequence MNELIFVLLICPLFIFIVSVIGTRKTQTYYVMPIVTFASFLIIGVIAFTPKFFFWVGMYSIFSFIVSYVTLLFVRGYKLAESTK from the coding sequence ATGAATGAATTGATTTTCGTCTTATTAATTTGTCCATTATTTATCTTTATCGTATCTGTTATTGGAACACGCAAAACGCAAACGTATTACGTAATGCCGATTGTAACGTTTGCTAGTTTTTTAATAATAGGTGTTATCGCCTTTACTCCAAAATTTTTCTTTTGGGTCGGCATGTATAGCATTTTCTCATTTATTGTTTCTTATGTGACTCTATTGTTTGTAAGAGGATATAAGCTTGCAGAAAGCACTAAGTAG
- the pyrD gene encoding dihydroorotate oxidase B catalytic subunit: MNRLQVELPGLSLKNPIIPASGCFGFGREYAQFYDLSVLGSIMIKATTEQPRYGNPTPRVAETPGGMLNAIGLQNPGLDKVMNSELPWLEQFDLPIIANVAGSQAEDYVAVAKEISKAPNVHALELNISCPNVKTGGIAFGTNPEIAADLTKRVKEVSEVPVYVKLSPNVANIVEIAKAIENAGADGLTMINTLLGMRLDLKTAKPILANRTGGLSGPAIKPVAIRMVHEVSQAVNIPIIGMGGIETAEDVIEFFYAGASAVAVGTANFIDPFVCPTIIEELPALLDELGFDHISECQGRSWKQTCHSR, from the coding sequence ATGAACAGATTGCAAGTTGAATTACCAGGATTATCATTAAAAAATCCAATTATACCGGCATCTGGATGCTTTGGGTTTGGTCGTGAATATGCACAGTTTTACGATTTAAGTGTACTAGGATCAATCATGATTAAAGCGACGACAGAACAACCACGTTATGGAAATCCAACGCCTCGTGTTGCTGAAACACCAGGCGGCATGCTAAATGCAATTGGACTTCAAAACCCGGGATTAGACAAAGTAATGAATTCGGAATTACCATGGTTAGAACAATTTGACCTTCCAATTATTGCGAACGTTGCAGGCTCACAAGCTGAGGATTACGTAGCGGTTGCGAAGGAAATTTCTAAAGCGCCTAATGTCCATGCACTAGAATTAAACATTTCTTGTCCGAACGTAAAAACAGGTGGTATCGCCTTTGGTACAAATCCTGAAATTGCTGCTGATTTAACGAAGCGAGTAAAAGAGGTTTCTGAAGTGCCTGTATACGTGAAATTGTCACCGAACGTGGCAAACATAGTGGAAATTGCAAAAGCGATTGAAAATGCAGGTGCAGATGGTTTAACGATGATTAATACATTGCTTGGTATGCGTCTAGATTTAAAAACAGCTAAACCAATTTTAGCAAACCGTACAGGCGGATTATCAGGTCCTGCGATTAAGCCAGTAGCAATTCGCATGGTCCATGAAGTAAGCCAAGCGGTTAACATTCCAATTATCGGAATGGGTGGTATTGAAACAGCTGAAGATGTAATTGAATTCTTCTATGCTGGCGCAAGCGCAGTTGCAGTAGGTACAGCGAACTTTATCGATCCGTTCGTATGTCCGACAATTATTGAAGAGTTACCAGCATTATTAGATGAGTTAGGATTTGATCACATTTCGGAATGTCAAGGAAGGAGCTGGAAGCAAACATGTCACAGTCGTTAA
- the pyrF gene encoding orotidine-5'-phosphate decarboxylase translates to MSQSLIVALDFPGKQEVEQFLQHFEGEELFVKVGMELFYKEGPAIITYLKEKGHKIFLDLKLHDIPNTVKSAMRSLASLDVDMVNVHAAGGSSMMKAAIEGLEEGKQEGKERPICIAVTQLTSTSEAMMKKEIGIEKTLEEAVAHYAKLTKESGLDGVVCSTLEVPKLREVCGNEFVTVTPGIRLASDDVNDQVRVATPKRARELGSSYIVVGRSITKAENPLEAYKTVKQQWEGVTV, encoded by the coding sequence ATGTCACAGTCGTTAATCGTTGCACTAGATTTTCCAGGGAAACAAGAAGTAGAACAATTCTTACAACACTTTGAAGGGGAAGAGTTATTTGTCAAAGTAGGTATGGAGTTATTTTACAAAGAAGGCCCTGCGATTATTACGTACTTAAAAGAAAAGGGACATAAGATCTTCTTAGATTTAAAACTTCATGATATTCCGAATACAGTAAAAAGCGCTATGCGTAGCCTAGCTAGTCTAGATGTCGATATGGTAAATGTTCATGCTGCTGGGGGAAGCAGCATGATGAAAGCTGCGATTGAGGGATTAGAGGAAGGTAAGCAAGAAGGAAAAGAGAGACCGATTTGTATTGCAGTTACACAACTAACAAGCACTTCGGAAGCTATGATGAAAAAAGAGATTGGCATTGAGAAAACGTTAGAAGAAGCGGTTGCTCATTATGCAAAACTAACGAAAGAAAGTGGACTTGATGGCGTTGTTTGTTCAACACTTGAAGTTCCAAAATTACGTGAAGTATGCGGAAATGAATTTGTAACAGTAACACCGGGGATTCGTCTTGCAAGCGATGATGTAAATGACCAAGTGCGCGTAGCAACACCGAAACGTGCGAGGGAACTTGGTTCAAGTTACATCGTAGTCGGACGTAGTATTACAAAAGCAGAAAATCCGCTTGAAGCGTATAAAACAGTAAAACAACAGTGGGAAGGTGTAACAGTATGA
- the carB gene encoding carbamoyl-phosphate synthase large subunit — MPKRLDINTILVIGSGPIVIGQAAEFDYSGTQACQSLKEEGYKVILVNSNPATIMTDTATADKVYIEPLTLEFVSRIIRKERPDAILPTLGGQTGLNMAVELAKSGVLDECGVEILGTKLSAIEQAEDRDLFRTLMQDLNEPTPPSEIIHNLDEAYGFVNEIGYPVIVRPAFTLGGTGGGICHNEEELIEIVTSGLKHSPVTQCLLEKSIAGCKEIEYEVMRDSNDNAIVVCNMENIDPVGVHTGDSIVVAPSQTLSDREYQMLRNTSLRIIRALGIEGGCNVQLALDPYSFQYYVIEVNPRVSRSSALASKATGYPIAKLAAKIAVGLTLDEIVNPVTQKTYACFEPALDYVVSKIPRWPFDKFESANRTLGTQMKATGEVMSIGRNLEESLLKAVRSLELGIYHLELDHLKELDKETMKKRIIKADDERLFIVAEAIRQGVTKEEINEWCEMDFFFLQKVENIVNMEREVKANVGNMEVLQTAKEMGFSDHYIAAAWNKTEREIYDMRKENNMMPVFKMVDTCAAEFESATPYYYSTYADENESIVTDRKSVVVLGSGPIRIGQGVEFDYATVHSVWAIKEAGYEAIIINNNPETVSTDFSISDKLYFEPLTIEDVMHIIDLEKPEGVIVQFGGQTAINLAAKLEEHGVKILGTSLEDLDRAEDRDKFEAALTQLGIPQPVGKTATTVEQAVAIAEEIGYPVLVRPSYVLGGRAMEIVYRQEELLHYMKNAVKVHAEHPVLIDRYMVGKEIEVDAISDGENVFIPGIMEHIERAGVHSGDSIGVYPPQSLSEKLKEQIIEHTIALGKGLNIVGLLNIQFVVFKDQVYVIEVNPRASRTVPFLSKITGVPMANVATKVILGQDLVEQGYGTGYHPEEKEVYVKAPVFSFAKLRSVDTTLGPEMKSTGEVMGKDLTLEKALYKGLVASGINIPTHGSVIITVADKDKEEAMEIAKRFHEIGYNLLATAGTAKSLAEQNIPVQVVNKIDSEDYNLLDIIRQGKAQFVINTLTKGKQPARDGFRIRRESVENGVACLTSLDTTRAILRVLESMTFSAHSMKEITQTKRHEVVHA; from the coding sequence ATGCCAAAACGCCTAGACATTAACACAATTTTAGTAATCGGATCAGGACCAATTGTAATTGGGCAAGCAGCGGAGTTTGACTACTCTGGCACACAAGCTTGTCAATCTCTTAAAGAGGAAGGTTACAAAGTAATCCTTGTTAACTCTAACCCAGCAACAATTATGACGGATACTGCAACAGCAGATAAAGTATACATCGAGCCATTAACATTAGAATTCGTAAGCCGTATTATTCGTAAAGAACGTCCTGATGCAATCCTACCAACATTAGGTGGTCAAACAGGTTTAAACATGGCTGTTGAACTTGCAAAATCAGGCGTACTTGACGAGTGCGGAGTTGAAATTTTAGGAACAAAATTATCAGCAATCGAGCAAGCGGAAGATCGTGATTTATTCCGTACATTAATGCAAGATTTAAATGAACCAACACCACCAAGTGAAATTATTCATAACCTTGATGAAGCATATGGATTTGTAAATGAAATTGGTTATCCAGTAATCGTTCGACCAGCGTTCACATTAGGAGGAACGGGCGGCGGAATTTGCCATAACGAAGAAGAGCTAATTGAAATCGTAACAAGCGGTTTAAAACATAGTCCAGTAACACAATGTTTATTAGAGAAAAGTATTGCTGGCTGTAAGGAAATTGAATATGAAGTAATGCGTGATTCAAATGATAACGCGATTGTAGTATGTAACATGGAAAACATCGATCCAGTTGGTGTTCACACAGGTGATTCGATTGTAGTAGCACCGAGCCAAACGCTAAGCGACCGTGAATATCAAATGTTACGTAACACTTCATTACGAATTATTCGTGCACTAGGAATTGAAGGCGGATGTAACGTTCAGCTTGCGCTTGATCCATATAGCTTCCAATACTATGTAATCGAAGTAAATCCACGTGTAAGTCGTTCATCTGCACTAGCATCTAAAGCAACTGGATATCCAATTGCGAAATTAGCAGCAAAAATTGCAGTCGGTTTAACGTTAGATGAAATCGTAAACCCAGTAACACAAAAAACTTACGCTTGCTTCGAGCCAGCGTTAGACTATGTTGTTTCAAAAATTCCACGTTGGCCGTTTGATAAGTTTGAATCAGCGAACAGAACGCTTGGAACACAAATGAAAGCAACTGGTGAAGTTATGTCAATCGGACGTAACTTAGAAGAATCATTACTAAAAGCAGTTCGTTCTTTAGAGCTTGGCATTTATCACTTAGAATTAGACCACTTAAAAGAACTTGATAAAGAAACGATGAAAAAACGTATCATTAAAGCGGATGATGAACGACTGTTTATTGTAGCAGAAGCAATTCGCCAAGGTGTAACGAAAGAAGAAATCAATGAATGGTGTGAAATGGACTTCTTCTTCTTACAAAAAGTTGAAAACATCGTAAATATGGAACGTGAAGTAAAAGCGAATGTAGGAAATATGGAAGTACTACAAACTGCAAAAGAAATGGGCTTCAGCGATCACTACATTGCAGCAGCTTGGAACAAAACGGAGCGCGAAATTTATGATATGCGTAAAGAAAATAATATGATGCCAGTATTCAAAATGGTAGATACTTGCGCGGCAGAGTTTGAATCTGCAACGCCATATTACTACAGCACATATGCAGACGAAAATGAATCGATTGTAACAGATCGTAAGAGTGTAGTAGTTCTAGGATCTGGTCCGATCCGCATTGGTCAAGGTGTTGAGTTTGACTACGCAACAGTTCACTCAGTATGGGCAATTAAAGAAGCTGGATATGAAGCAATTATTATTAACAACAACCCAGAAACAGTTTCAACAGACTTCAGTATTTCTGACAAATTATACTTTGAACCATTAACGATTGAAGATGTAATGCACATTATCGATTTAGAAAAACCAGAAGGTGTTATCGTTCAGTTCGGTGGACAAACGGCAATTAACTTAGCAGCGAAACTAGAAGAACACGGTGTGAAAATTTTAGGAACATCACTTGAAGATCTAGACCGTGCAGAAGATCGTGATAAATTCGAAGCTGCACTAACACAATTAGGTATCCCACAACCAGTTGGTAAAACAGCAACAACTGTAGAACAGGCGGTAGCAATCGCTGAAGAAATTGGTTACCCAGTATTAGTAAGACCATCTTACGTATTAGGTGGACGTGCGATGGAAATCGTATATCGTCAAGAAGAACTACTGCACTACATGAAAAATGCAGTTAAAGTTCATGCGGAGCATCCGGTACTAATTGACCGTTACATGGTTGGTAAAGAAATTGAAGTAGATGCAATTTCAGACGGCGAGAATGTATTCATTCCAGGTATTATGGAACATATTGAACGCGCTGGAGTTCACTCTGGTGACTCAATTGGAGTATACCCACCACAAAGCTTATCTGAAAAACTAAAAGAACAAATTATTGAACATACAATTGCACTTGGAAAAGGTTTAAACATTGTTGGATTACTAAATATCCAGTTTGTAGTATTCAAAGATCAAGTGTACGTAATTGAAGTAAACCCACGTGCGAGTCGTACAGTACCGTTCTTAAGTAAAATTACGGGCGTACCTATGGCGAATGTTGCAACGAAAGTTATTTTAGGTCAAGACTTAGTTGAGCAAGGATACGGAACTGGTTATCACCCAGAAGAGAAAGAAGTATATGTAAAAGCACCGGTATTCTCGTTTGCGAAACTACGCTCAGTTGATACAACATTAGGACCTGAAATGAAATCAACAGGGGAAGTAATGGGTAAAGACTTAACACTTGAAAAAGCATTATACAAAGGATTAGTTGCTTCTGGAATTAACATCCCAACGCACGGATCAGTAATTATCACAGTAGCGGATAAAGATAAAGAAGAGGCAATGGAAATTGCAAAACGTTTCCACGAAATCGGTTATAACTTATTAGCAACAGCTGGAACAGCAAAATCGTTAGCGGAGCAAAATATTCCAGTGCAAGTTGTAAACAAAATTGATTCTGAAGACTACAACTTACTTGATATTATCCGTCAAGGAAAAGCGCAGTTTGTAATCAATACATTAACAAAAGGAAAACAACCAGCGCGTGATGGTTTCCGCATTCGCCGTGAATCAGTAGAAAATGGTGTAGCTTGCTTAACATCACTTGATACAACGAGAGCAATCTTACGAGTATTAGAATCTATGACATTCTCAGCTCATTCAATGAAAGAAATTACGCAAACAAAGCGTCACGAGGTGGTACATGCATGA
- the pyrC gene encoding dihydroorotase, which yields MNYLFKNGRYMNEEGKIVATDLLVQDGKIAKVAENITADNAEVIDVNGKLIAPGLVDVHVHLREPGGEHKETIETGTLAAAKGGFTTICAMPNTRPVPDCREHMEDLQKRIEEKAHVNVLPYGAITVRQAGSEMTDFETLKELGAFAFTDDGVGVQDASMMLAAMKRAAKLDMAVVAHCEENTLINKGCVHEGKFSEKHGLNGIPSVCESVHIARDILLAEAADCHYHVCHVSTKGSVRVIRDAKRAGIKVTAEVTPHHLVLCEDDIPSADPNFKMNPPLRGKEDHAALIEGLLDGTIDMIATDHAPHTAEEKAQGIERAPFGITGFETAFPLLYTYLVKKGVITLEQLIQFLTEKPADTFGLEAGRLKEGRAADITIIDLEQEEEIDPTTFLSKGKNTPFAGWKCQGWPVMTIVGGKIAWQKESALV from the coding sequence ATGAATTATTTGTTTAAAAATGGTCGTTATATGAATGAAGAAGGAAAAATCGTAGCAACGGATCTTCTCGTACAAGACGGTAAAATCGCTAAGGTAGCAGAAAATATTACGGCAGATAATGCTGAAGTAATCGATGTGAACGGAAAGTTAATCGCACCAGGATTAGTAGATGTACACGTACATCTTCGTGAACCAGGTGGTGAACATAAAGAAACAATTGAAACAGGTACACTAGCAGCGGCAAAAGGTGGATTCACTACAATTTGCGCAATGCCAAATACACGCCCGGTACCAGATTGCAGAGAACATATGGAAGACTTGCAAAAACGTATTGAAGAAAAAGCTCATGTTAACGTACTACCATACGGAGCAATTACAGTACGTCAAGCTGGTTCTGAAATGACTGATTTCGAAACATTAAAAGAACTTGGAGCATTTGCTTTCACAGATGACGGCGTAGGCGTACAAGATGCGAGCATGATGTTAGCGGCTATGAAACGTGCAGCAAAATTAGATATGGCAGTAGTTGCGCACTGTGAAGAGAATACGCTTATTAATAAAGGTTGTGTACATGAAGGGAAGTTTTCTGAGAAACACGGATTAAACGGTATCCCATCAGTATGTGAATCTGTACATATTGCAAGGGATATACTGCTTGCTGAAGCAGCAGATTGCCACTATCACGTATGTCACGTAAGTACGAAAGGTTCTGTACGTGTAATCCGTGATGCGAAACGCGCTGGAATTAAAGTAACAGCAGAAGTAACACCGCATCACCTAGTGTTATGTGAAGATGATATCCCATCAGCTGATCCTAACTTTAAAATGAACCCACCACTTCGTGGAAAAGAAGACCATGCAGCATTAATTGAAGGTTTATTAGATGGAACGATCGATATGATCGCAACTGACCATGCACCGCATACAGCGGAAGAGAAAGCACAAGGAATTGAAAGAGCACCGTTTGGAATTACTGGTTTTGAAACAGCATTCCCGCTTCTATACACATACCTTGTGAAAAAGGGAGTCATTACGCTAGAACAGTTAATTCAATTCTTAACAGAAAAGCCAGCTGATACATTCGGCTTAGAAGCAGGTCGCCTAAAAGAAGGTAGAGCAGCTGATATTACAATCATTGATTTAGAACAAGAAGAAGAGATTGACCCAACAACATTCTTATCAAAAGGAAAAAATACACCATTCGCAGGTTGGAAATGCCAAGGATGGCCGGTAATGACAATCGTTGGTGGTAAGATCGCATGGCAAAAGGAGAGTGCATTAGTATGA
- the pyrK gene encoding dihydroorotate oxidase B electron transfer subunit: protein MMQKQNMIVVNQKEIAKNIYELVLQGTLVQQMNEPGQFVHIKVAEGIAPLLRRPISICNVDQEKNEFTMLYRAEGQGTKTLATRKQGEMVDVLGPLGNGFPVEEAEAGQTALLVGGGIGVPPLYELSQRLVARGVRVIHILGFQTKDVVFYEEKFAELGDTYVATVDGTHGTKGFVTDVIDNYGIDFDILYSCGPLAMLRALEGRYKEKKAYISLEERMGCGIGACFACVCHLQEDPSGHSYKKVCSDGPVFPIGEVVL from the coding sequence ATGATGCAAAAGCAAAATATGATCGTCGTTAACCAAAAAGAAATCGCAAAAAATATTTACGAATTAGTGCTTCAAGGAACGTTAGTACAGCAAATGAACGAACCAGGGCAGTTTGTACACATTAAGGTAGCAGAGGGCATTGCGCCCCTTCTGCGCCGCCCAATTAGTATTTGTAATGTAGATCAAGAGAAGAACGAATTTACAATGCTATATCGTGCCGAAGGACAAGGGACAAAAACATTAGCAACTAGAAAACAAGGTGAAATGGTAGATGTACTGGGACCATTAGGAAACGGTTTTCCCGTAGAAGAAGCAGAAGCTGGCCAAACAGCTTTATTAGTAGGCGGGGGAATTGGTGTACCACCACTTTATGAATTATCACAGCGCCTCGTTGCAAGGGGTGTACGTGTTATTCACATCTTAGGTTTTCAAACGAAAGATGTTGTTTTCTATGAAGAAAAATTTGCAGAACTTGGTGATACGTACGTTGCGACAGTAGACGGTACACACGGTACAAAAGGATTTGTCACAGATGTAATTGATAATTACGGAATCGACTTTGATATTCTTTACTCATGTGGCCCGTTAGCGATGCTTCGTGCATTAGAAGGACGTTACAAAGAGAAAAAAGCCTATATTTCATTAGAAGAGCGTATGGGTTGTGGTATTGGAGCTTGTTTCGCATGTGTATGCCACTTACAAGAAGATCCAAGTGGACATTCTTACAAGAAGGTGTGTAGCGACGGACCAGTATTTCCAATCGGGGAGGTTGTACTATGA